From the Actinopolymorpha singaporensis genome, the window GATCGCGCCCGGCAGGCCGGGGATCAGCAGCGCGAAGCCGGCCGCGACACCGGCCACGATCATCAGGCCGGTGAGCTGGTTGGGGGACAGGCCGGTGGCGAGGAACCCGCGGGTGGCGTACAGCGAGATCCGGCGCATGTAGAGCCGGCCCGCCCAGTGCTCGCCGCTGCGGCGTTCGAGCAGGCCCGGCGGTTGCGCCTTGGCGCGCAGCTCAGCGATCGTCGGCAGGTCGGTCATGAGTACGTCCGCTCTCCTCACCTTTCGCGGCTTTCACGCAGTTGCCGGGCGAACTCCCGCACGGCGGCCGCCACCCCTGCCTGGTCGAGGTCGCGGTGTTCCAGGATGGTGAACCTACCCGGGCGGGTCTGCGGCGCCCGGGCCACGGCCGCGGTGAACTCCTCCCAGGTGAAGCCCAGCCCGGCCGGGTCGACGGGGAGTCCGTGCCGCACCAGGCACCGGGTGATCAGTTCGCCACGGGCCCGGCCGTCGGGATCGTCCCACAGTGTGGACGCGAAGGCCGCGCCGACGCCGACCTGCTCACCGTGCGCGCCGGAGCGGGCCGGAAACAGCAGGTCGATGGCGTGGGAGATCTCGTGGCAGGCGCCGCTGCAGGGCCGGCTGGACCCCGCGACCACCATCGCGATGCCGGACAGCACCAGGCCCTCGGCGAGGACGCGGAGGAAGTCGTCGTCGGTCAGCGTCCCCGGGTGGTGCAGGACCGCCTCGGCGGCCGTGCGGGCCAGCGCCACCGCCAGCCCGTCCAGCGGCTCGCCGTGCACGTCGTGGGCGAGCTCCCAGTCGGCGATCGCGGACAGGTTGGAGGCCACCTCACCGATTCCGGCCCGGACCGAGCGGGCCGGCGCCCGGCGTACGACGTCCAGGTCGACCACCACCGCCAACGGCGCGGCGACCCCGTAGGAGCCGCGGCCGGCGTCGTTGTCCAGGATGCTGACCGGCGAGCCGATGCCGTCGTGGGCGAGGTTGGTGGCCACCGCGACCATGGGCAGGCCGACCCGGGCCGCGGCGAACTTCGTGGCGTCCAGCACCTTTCCGCCGCCGATCCCGACGATCGCGTCGTACGACCCGCCGCGGACGCGGGAGGCGAGGTCCAGCGCGGCGTCGACGGTGCCGTCTGACACGGGGAAGAAGTCGGCTTCGGTGAGGTAGGGGCGTACCTGGGCGGCCAGCGCCTCACCCGAGCGCGGCCCGACGGCGATGGCCACCCGGCCGGATGCCGAGATGCGCTGGTCGGCGAGCAGGCCGGCGAGGTCGGCGATGGCGCCCCGGCGTACGTCGACGACGACGGGTGTGGGGATCATGCGGGCGAGCAGTGGCACTAGCGCTCCAGCCCGGGCTCGGCCGTGGTGCCTGGGGCCGGGTCAGGGGTCGGGTCGGGGGCCGGGTCTGGGTCGGTGCCGGCGATGGCCGCCAGTACCTCGGCCGACCGGGCCAGGTCGGCGTGGTCGTCGATCTCGACCCACGGCAGGTCGCCGATCGGGGCGACGTCGACCCGGAAGCCCGCGTCGACGGCCGCCTGGTAACCGTCCTCGTAGTAGAGGGTGGGGTCCTTGCGCCACGTCTCCTCGAGCGCGGCGGTGAGCGGCTCGGCCGCTGCCGGCCCGATCAGGCTCACCCCGATGTACTCCCCGGTGGCGGACCCCGGGTCGAGCTCCTTGGTGATCCGGGTGACGCCGCGGTCGGGCGACCACACCACCTTCATCTCCTCCTCGGCCAGCGGCTTCACCGTGTCCAGGGCGAGCAGCAGGTCGGGGGCGGCACCGGCGCCGGGGCTCACCGCGGCGAGCAGGGCGTGTTCGACCTGGACCGGGTGCACCGTGTCTCCGTTCGCGAGCAGGCAGCCCTGCGGGAAGAGGTGACGCGCGCACCACAGCGAGTAGCAGTTGTTCCAGGTGGTGGCCCGGTCGTTGTGGATGAGGTCCAGGGTGACGCCGTGGGTGCGTTCGAGATGGTCGCGGCGCTCGTGGACGGCCTGCGCGGCATAGCCGACCACCACCGCCACGTCGGTCACCCCGACGCGGGCGAAGTTGGCGAGGATCGTGTCCAGTGGCGTGAGCGGGTAGTCGGCCTCCGCCCGGTGCTCGCCCGCCAGCGGCACCAGCGCCTTGGGGAGGGTGTCGGTGTACGGACGCAGTCGCCGGCCGGTGCCGGCGGCGAGGACCAGGCCGATCATCGGGCGGCTCCAGCGGTGGCTTCGGCGGCCGGTGCCCCGGTCGCGTCACGGTCACGGACCTGCGCCGCCGTGGCGGTGACGCTCTCGGCGACGAACACCACCGCGAGCGCGATCGCGAGGACGGTCAGCCCCACCTGGAACACCGTCGCGCCGCCGAGTGCGAGCAGCGCGATGACCAGCATCCGGCCGTCGTGCCCGCCGGTGACGACGGTGAGCCGGCGGCGGGGATGGGTGCCGTCCTCGCTCAGGCGGTAGATGGTGTCGTAGTGGTGGAACGCGCACGCAGCGACGTAGCCGAACGCCGCCGGCAGTGCGGCCGGGGCGAGGGCGGCGGCGAGGACGATCACCAGGGCGTACTCCGCGGCACGGAACGTCGGCGGGAGCACCCAGTCGGCCCAGCCGTTGAGCGGCTGCCGGCTGGCGAACCCCACGATCAGGACGTACCACAGCACGCCGAGCAGCACCCAGCCCACGCCGACGGCCGGGATCACCGCGAGGGAGAACGTCAGCGCCAGCAGGGCGACGAGCGCGGCCAGCGGTGCCGGCAGCGAGCGGCCCGGCAGGGAGGAGTGCACGATCCAGCCGAGCGGCCCGACGTCGACCAGCGCGCCCAGGGACAGCCCGGCCGACTTCGACCAGGGCCGGCGTACCCGGCGCAGGCTGCGCAGGAAACGGCCGAGGAAGGCGTACGCCGCGGCGATCACGCCGACCGCGAGCAGCACCACGAACACCACCTGCGGAGTGGTGAAGGCGACCAGCAGGCAGATCAGCGCCGACCGCTCGCCCTGGGGAAGGACGATCGCCCGGCGCAGCCAGACCTTCCAGCGGCTTCCGCTGATGCGCGCCTGCACCTGGTCGGCAAGCGCCGGCGCGTCCTCGGCGGGTCCGGCGCTGACCTGCTCGTACGCCGCGTGCATCTGGTGCCGGACGGTCTGGAACGCCATCGCCGCCGCCGCCAGCCACCAGATGTGCGGGTCGCCGTCACGGGCTGCCCCGATCGCCAGCCCGGCGAACAGGGCGTACTCCTTCACCCGGTCGAAGGTGAGGTCCATCCGGGCGCCGAGCCTGCTGAAGGAGACGGTGTAGCGGGCGAGGTCGCCGTCGATGCAGTCCAGCGAGAACGCCGCGTGGAACAGCAGCGCGCCCAGCACGTAGCCCGCCCTCGTGCCGGTGGCGACCGTCGCCGCGGCGCCGAGGGCGACGATCAGGGACAGGATCGTGACGTGGTTGGGGCCGAGCCCGAGCCGGGCGAACCACCGGGCGGCGTACCCGGAGTAGCTGCGGACGAAGAACGTCGTGAACGCGGTGTCCCCGGCCTTGACCGCGCTCTTCAGCCGGAACGCCTCCTCGTCGACGGCGCGGGCCCGCGCCTCCAGGGCCGCCCGCTCCTGCGGGGACTCGGCGATGCCGGCCACCAGCGGGGCGGGGTCGGTCCTCGCCACGGTGACGTTCGCGGCGAGCGCGTCGGCGACCCGGGCGATGTCCACGGGCGAGTCGTCCAGCGGCGAGGACTTCGGGGGCGCGGACGGCGGGGACGTGACGTCCGCGCGCGGCGCCGCCGTCGCTGCGGTCGTCGCGGTGACGGCGTTCAGGGCGTCGACCAGGTGGTGGCGGGCCGACGGTGCCACGGCGAGCGTTCCGGGCCCGGCGAGCACCTCCGGCCGCGAGTCGCACACGGCCCGTCGCAGTGCGTGCAGGTGGCCCACGAACCGGCTGTCGACGAGTGCGACCCGTCCGCGTGGCGCGGAGGCCACCGCCGCCGGCAGGTGTGCGAACGCGTCCACCTCGACCACGTCGTAACCCAGCGCACGCAGGTGGCGCGCGACGGGCAGGGGCCCCGGTCCGGCGGAGACGACGGGTCCGACGAGGAACGCGGTCGGCAGCGGGATCACCCCTGTCTGGTGGAGTCGGCTCATCCTAGAGCGTCGGCGTCGGCCGGCCGTAGTGCCCGCCAGTGCCCGTCTGTCCCCGTGGGTGCACGTGGGCGCGCGGGGGTGGACCGCCGCCGCCCACTGGTCGGCGGGCGCGTCCGGCTCCGGCCCGCCGCACCCACCGTGGGCGCGGCGCCCTGACGGTAGCCGCCCCGGCGGGTTCGCGCACCACCCACCACCGCTGCCGCTGGGACCGGTAGGGGGCAGTTCGGCGGCCGTTGCCGTCCGTACGGGCGGCAGGTGCAGATCGTTCCCGCAGGTCGCCGTGCACCGGACCACCGGCCGGCCGTTCATTGGAGGGAGATCATTAAAGGGAAAATTTGCACACGAAATCTGCAGAGTTACTGTCATCGCGTCGTGACAGTCCGTACGATCACCAGCACGAACCGAGATGGCAGGTGGTTGCCCGGGCCGGGCGGGCCGCCTCCGCGATCCATCGACACAAAGCGGGTCCCCGCAGACCTGCTGCGAAGGAGAGAAGAGGGAGGTCGATGTCGATGGCGACGTCATTCGTGACGTCGACGGCGGTGTCCCCGCACCGGAGCGAGGCACCGGTTTTCGTACCCGGCTACGGATGGGTGGAGTGGTCGAAGGAACTCCTCGACGCCCAGGCGAGGTATCTCCTGTTGCTCCACCAACCCGACCAGACCTGGACGAAGCTCCGCCTCGTGGGATCCCGCCGCGTGGACGGGCCGCGTTGCCTCTACTGCGCCCAGGAGTGGACCTGTGCCGAGGCCGCCTGGGCGAGTTCCCGGTTGTCCCCGTTCGGGCGCCTGTGGCGCCACCCGCGCGAACGCGGTGGCAGACACCGTGCACCCGGGCCGGCCAGGGTGAGCGGCGTCGGGACCGGCCGCCGCGTCATCTGGGACCACCCAGCCTGAACCCGCACCGTGAACCGTTTCACCGAGGCCCGCATCACCTGAGGACGGCGGGATCGTCCGGGTCGCCCGTGGGGGGCGAAGGGGGTGGCTCCGGGCGGTTCCCGATCATTCTCCGGCGCAGGACACCGCGCATCGGCGTACCTCGCCGACCTTCGCACTAGGGTGCAGCCATGACCTGGCTCGTCACCGGAGGCGCCGGCTTCATCGGCGCGCACGTCGTCCATGCTCTTCATGCCGCCGGAGAACAGATCGTGGTGCTCGACGATCTGTCCACCGGGGTGCCCGCCCGGATCGCCGACCTCGACGACGTTCCGCTCGTCCGGGGTTCGGTGCAGGCGACCAGCCTGGTTGCCAAACTGTTGCGGGAGTACGAGATCAGCGGTGTCGTGCACGTGGCCGCGAAGAAGCAGCCTGGGGAGTCGGTCGACAACCCGCTGCTCTACTACCGCGAGAACGTCGGCGGCCTCGAGTCGCTGCTGCGGGCGATGACCGACGTCGGCGTTGACGCGCTGGTCTTCTCCTCCAGCGCCTCCACCTACGGCGACCAGGAAACCGACGTCCTGACCGAGGACGCGACGTGCCGGCCGGTCTCTCCGTACGGCGAGACCAAGCTCGTCGGGGAGTGGATGATCGCGGACGTGGCCCGGAGCACCGGACTGCGGTACGTCTGCCTGCGCTACTTCAACGCCGCCGGTGCCGCCGCTCCCGAGCTCGCCGACACCGGCGCGTTCAACCTCATCCCGATGGTGTTCGAACGCCTGACCTCCGGCCTGCCGCCGAAGATCTTCGGCGACGACTACCCGACCCCGGACGGCACCACCATCCGCGACTACATCCACGTCGGCGACATCGCCTCGGCGCACGTCGCCGCGGCCCGGCACCTCACCGCGGGCCACGAGGTGCGCAAGGTCCTCAACGTAGGTACGGGCAGGGGATCGTCCACCCGCGAGATCGTGGAGACCATCCTCGACGTCTCCGGCCACACCGACCTCAAGCCCGAGGTGCTCGCCCGCCGGCCCGGAGACCCGGCGGTGTCGATCGCGGGCGCGGACCGGATCCGCGAGGTGCTCGGCTGGTCGGCCGAACACGACATGCGGTCCACGGTCGCGGCGGCCTGGCAAGGATGGCTGTTCCACCATCCGGAGGCCGGTCGCGAGAACGGGAAGGCGGCCGGGGGTGCGGAGGCAGGAGCCCGGGATGAGTGAGGCCGGTACGAGTGAAGCCGGTACGAGTGAGGCCGGTACGAGTGAGGCCGGTACGAGTGAGGCCGGTACGAGTGAGGCCGGTACGAGTGAGGCCGGTACGAGTGAGGCCGGTACGTGTGAGCAGGGCCGGGTCCTGTGGAGCCCGCCGGCCGACGTACTCGGCCGGACCAGGATCGGCGACTACCTGCGGTGGCTCGAACGCGAACGCTCGCTGCGGTTCGCCGACTACGCGTCCCTGTGGCGGTGGTCGGTGGACGACCTGCCGGCGTTCTGGGCCAGCGTGTGGGACTACTTCCAGGTGCGCGGCCGGCGCGGCGGCACCGTCCTCGCCGACGACGCCATGCCCGGTGCGCGGTGGTTCCCCGGCGCCCGGCTGAACTACGCCGAGCAGATGCTGG encodes:
- the galE gene encoding UDP-glucose 4-epimerase GalE; the protein is MTWLVTGGAGFIGAHVVHALHAAGEQIVVLDDLSTGVPARIADLDDVPLVRGSVQATSLVAKLLREYEISGVVHVAAKKQPGESVDNPLLYYRENVGGLESLLRAMTDVGVDALVFSSSASTYGDQETDVLTEDATCRPVSPYGETKLVGEWMIADVARSTGLRYVCLRYFNAAGAAAPELADTGAFNLIPMVFERLTSGLPPKIFGDDYPTPDGTTIRDYIHVGDIASAHVAAARHLTAGHEVRKVLNVGTGRGSSTREIVETILDVSGHTDLKPEVLARRPGDPAVSIAGADRIREVLGWSAEHDMRSTVAAAWQGWLFHHPEAGRENGKAAGGAEAGARDE
- a CDS encoding NTP transferase domain-containing protein yields the protein MIGLVLAAGTGRRLRPYTDTLPKALVPLAGEHRAEADYPLTPLDTILANFARVGVTDVAVVVGYAAQAVHERRDHLERTHGVTLDLIHNDRATTWNNCYSLWCARHLFPQGCLLANGDTVHPVQVEHALLAAVSPGAGAAPDLLLALDTVKPLAEEEMKVVWSPDRGVTRITKELDPGSATGEYIGVSLIGPAAAEPLTAALEETWRKDPTLYYEDGYQAAVDAGFRVDVAPIGDLPWVEIDDHADLARSAEVLAAIAGTDPDPAPDPTPDPAPGTTAEPGLER
- a CDS encoding DUF5941 domain-containing protein; amino-acid sequence: MSRLHQTGVIPLPTAFLVGPVVSAGPGPLPVARHLRALGYDVVEVDAFAHLPAAVASAPRGRVALVDSRFVGHLHALRRAVCDSRPEVLAGPGTLAVAPSARHHLVDALNAVTATTAATAAPRADVTSPPSAPPKSSPLDDSPVDIARVADALAANVTVARTDPAPLVAGIAESPQERAALEARARAVDEEAFRLKSAVKAGDTAFTTFFVRSYSGYAARWFARLGLGPNHVTILSLIVALGAAATVATGTRAGYVLGALLFHAAFSLDCIDGDLARYTVSFSRLGARMDLTFDRVKEYALFAGLAIGAARDGDPHIWWLAAAAMAFQTVRHQMHAAYEQVSAGPAEDAPALADQVQARISGSRWKVWLRRAIVLPQGERSALICLLVAFTTPQVVFVVLLAVGVIAAAYAFLGRFLRSLRRVRRPWSKSAGLSLGALVDVGPLGWIVHSSLPGRSLPAPLAALVALLALTFSLAVIPAVGVGWVLLGVLWYVLIVGFASRQPLNGWADWVLPPTFRAAEYALVIVLAAALAPAALPAAFGYVAACAFHHYDTIYRLSEDGTHPRRRLTVVTGGHDGRMLVIALLALGGATVFQVGLTVLAIALAVVFVAESVTATAAQVRDRDATGAPAAEATAGAAR
- a CDS encoding iron-containing alcohol dehydrogenase family protein, with translation MIPTPVVVDVRRGAIADLAGLLADQRISASGRVAIAVGPRSGEALAAQVRPYLTEADFFPVSDGTVDAALDLASRVRGGSYDAIVGIGGGKVLDATKFAAARVGLPMVAVATNLAHDGIGSPVSILDNDAGRGSYGVAAPLAVVVDLDVVRRAPARSVRAGIGEVASNLSAIADWELAHDVHGEPLDGLAVALARTAAEAVLHHPGTLTDDDFLRVLAEGLVLSGIAMVVAGSSRPCSGACHEISHAIDLLFPARSGAHGEQVGVGAAFASTLWDDPDGRARGELITRCLVRHGLPVDPAGLGFTWEEFTAAVARAPQTRPGRFTILEHRDLDQAGVAAAVREFARQLRESRER